The stretch of DNA CTGTGTTGAACGCCGATGTTATCTATACCGATGTCTGGGCTTCAATGGGACAAAAACACTTGCAGGATGAAAAGGTAAAACTTCTGAAAGCATTCCGCATTGATGCTGACTTATTGAAAAAGGCTGATTCCGAGGCGATTGTTATGCATTGTCTGCCAGCCAATCGAGGTATGGAGATCACCGATGAAGTTATGGACGGTCCGCAATCCGTAGTGTTCGATCAGGCTGAAAATCGACTTCATATGCAAAAAGCTATTATGGTTAAATTAGCTCGGGAAAGTTTTTAATTTGGAAGGTTAACTAAACGAAAACAAATAATATTGATTAAATAGATGCTTTATCTGAATAAAAAAAGGGGGAAGCTTATGCCCCCCCTTCATAAGGTCAACTTCTTAATTCGTCCATCTCAGATATGATTTAACTCTAATTTTCTTTCCGGATGGCGTGGTACGAGTGTAACCTTTCACGCGTGTTCTCTTGCCGGTTGTCCTTTTCCTGGGCATTCAATCACCTCCTGATTTAGTGTTACCCTTGAGTAATTTCCAGCCTGATTTACTGTTCGCTATAATTGTCGGATATACTGGTAAGCAATTTAATTAAATTTAGTAATTTATGTTCCATAGCAAGAACTTATGTTTCATAAGTGATACAGTCTATAGTTTGCAATAGCAAACATACTTTATCTAAAACATTTCTATATTTTACTGATGCTATCCAATGGCAAGGTCAATTAGAAGCATATCAGCATAATTGAACATTATTACATGAGTTAGAGCTATTAAGATAATAGAGAAATGCTATATATTGCTAATACATGATATGCTGTTCGCTAATACTAACAACAAATTACGCTCAGATTTCATTTTTTAGTATGTTTTAGGCAGTTCAAAATTGAAACCCTAATTCGTATTAATTATTATATTAAGAAACGCACATCCTGAATTCGAAGCAATAATAACTGTAAACATACATTAATTATAAATTGTAAGGAGGGAATATTAACTCTAAGTGAATTCATCTGCCGGCAGGTTGTTTAGCCGCGGCGGTTGACAACATAAGACTTTCGATAAAAAGCAGCAGTATAGCTTTGGCTGTTTGTTCCCAAGCCTAAAGTCAAACAACCCGCAGACCATATCCGTGCTTCTGCTCTGGCAATCAAGCATTGCCGCAAGTTTGCCTATCCGCACCTGGCAGTTAATAGGCTTAGATAAATGTTTTCAGGATCTCTTGTTGAAGACCTTGAAGTTCGGAATAGGCGCTGTTAATTTCGAAAATCTTTTCATTAGGTTTCTTCATTAGTCTGTTTTTTTCCAAACCATTACGAAATATTATCAAGATATTGTCATTGTCCCAAGGCTTCTCGATATACTGAAACAAACCGACATTATTTATAGCCTTTATCGTATTTTCCTTGTCTGCATAACCGGTAAGTATAATTCTTGGTATTTCAGATTTTATTTTCTTAACCTCAGCTAAGAAGGAAATACCATCCATTTCAGGCATCAAATAGTCAGAGACAACAATATCGACATCGTTTTCCAGAATATATTCCAAAGCTTCAT from Candidatus Zixiibacteriota bacterium encodes:
- a CDS encoding response regulator — its product is METDYYIKTFSSANEALEYILENDVDIVVSDYLMPEMDGISFLAEVKKIKSEIPRIILTGYADKENTIKAINNVGLFQYIEKPWDNDNILIIFRNGLEKNRLMKKPNEKIFEINSAYSELQGLQQEILKTFI